The following coding sequences lie in one Saccharopolyspora hordei genomic window:
- a CDS encoding M23 family metallopeptidase, producing the protein MAIRCKTALGGLAVLVATSLAWAGADLSAATTARPEHPAPAARSVVDVAAPRAAPAPPPVPTPTPEPAPARAAEWVAPTEGEISSGFGVRWGTVHRGVDVANDVGTPIRAASHGVVIDFGPASGYGLWIRIRHPRDVISTYGHIDDGFVSVGQYVRAGQLIATMGDRGESTGPHLHFQIEVSGEAVDPVQFYAERSAELVD; encoded by the coding sequence ATGGCAATTCGATGCAAGACCGCGCTGGGCGGTCTCGCCGTCCTCGTCGCGACCAGCCTCGCCTGGGCGGGCGCCGATCTGTCCGCCGCCACCACGGCGCGTCCCGAGCACCCCGCCCCCGCAGCCCGCTCCGTCGTCGACGTCGCTGCTCCGCGGGCCGCGCCGGCCCCGCCGCCGGTCCCCACGCCGACCCCGGAGCCGGCCCCGGCGCGGGCCGCGGAGTGGGTCGCGCCGACCGAGGGCGAGATCAGCAGCGGTTTCGGCGTGCGGTGGGGGACCGTGCACCGCGGCGTCGACGTGGCCAACGACGTGGGCACCCCGATCCGAGCCGCGTCGCACGGAGTCGTCATCGATTTCGGACCGGCCAGCGGGTACGGCCTGTGGATCCGGATCCGGCACCCGCGCGACGTCATTTCCACCTACGGCCACATCGACGACGGGTTCGTCAGCGTCGGCCAGTACGTGCGCGCGGGACAGCTGATCGCGACGATGGGCGATCGCGGCGAATCCACCGGCCCCCACTTGCACTTCCAGATCGAGGTCTCCGGAGAAGCGGTCGACCCGGTGCAGTTCTACGCCGAACGGTCCGCGGAACTCGTCGACTGA